The Ferrovibrio sp. MS7 sequence AGATAGTAGAAATCCTCCACGCTGTAATTCGGCACGCCCTTTTCCATGGCCTCGATCAGCGTCAGGTACTCGCGGAGCGTCGCGGGCACCTTGTTCTTGCGCAGTTCGAGAAAGAAATTGATGAACATGGCGCCCTCCCTGGAAGGCCTCGTTCAGGTCTTAGCGGTTTTCACGCCGCGCGATGAAGGCAAGGCGCTCGAACAGGTGCACGTCCTGCTCGTTCTTCAAGAGCGCGCCGGCCAGCGGTGGGATCAGCTTGCCCTGTTCCTTGGTCTTGAGCGCTTCCGGCGGCAGGTCCTCGGCCATCAGCAGCTTCAGCCAGTCGAGCAGTTCCGAGGTCGAGGGCTTCTTCTTCAGGCCCGGCGTCTCGCGCAGTTCGTAGAACACGTTCAGCGCCTCGCGCACCAGATTGCGCTGCACGCCGGGGTAATGCACCTCGACAATCTTCTCCATCGTCTCGCGGTCGGGGAAACGGATGTAGTGGAAGAAGCAGCGGCGCAGGAAGGCGTCAGGCAGTTCCTTCTCGTTGTTCGAGGTGATGATGACGATGGGGCGCTGCGCTGCCTTGATCGTCTCGCCGGTTTCGTAGACGAAGAATTCCATACGGTCGAGTTCGAGCAGCAAGTCGTTCGGGAATTCGATATCGGCCTTGTCGATCTCGTCGATCAG is a genomic window containing:
- a CDS encoding AAA family ATPase, whose product is MKFTGTDSYVATNDLMVAVNAAVTLERPLLVKGEPGTGKTVLAIEVAKALKAPLLTWHIKSTTKAQQGLYEYDAVSRLRDGQLGEERVHDIKNYIKKGKLWDAFTGANRPVLLIDEIDKADIEFPNDLLLELDRMEFFVYETGETIKAAQRPIVIITSNNEKELPDAFLRRCFFHYIRFPDRETMEKIVEVHYPGVQRNLVREALNVFYELRETPGLKKKPSTSELLDWLKLLMAEDLPPEALKTKEQGKLIPPLAGALLKNEQDVHLFERLAFIARRENR